The Candidatus Ozemobacteraceae bacterium genome window below encodes:
- the hemB gene encoding porphobilinogen synthase, whose amino-acid sequence MSFPLHRPRRLRADSRIRALVRETHVRPESLILPLFVMEGINEPRPIQAMPGHFQWPAEQIDLPVRDAMANGVRSFLLFGIPSKKDAVASSAVDPDGIVPQALRWLKNACPDAWVITDVCLCAYTDHGHCGLLDGEGRIRNDDSLPVLAAMSLAHVRAGADMVAPSDMMDGRIGAIRKALDAGGFVETPIMAYAAKFASSFYGPFREAAHSAPQKGDRKGYQMDPANAREALREMRLDLEEGADVLMVKPGMPYLDILSAARREFDVPLAVYQVSGEFSMIKAAAARGWIDEKTAILESLTALRRAGADWILTYFAPEAAKWLREGL is encoded by the coding sequence ATGTCGTTCCCACTTCACAGACCGCGTCGGCTCAGAGCGGATAGCCGGATTCGGGCGCTCGTCCGGGAGACGCACGTGCGCCCCGAGTCGCTGATTCTGCCGCTCTTCGTCATGGAGGGGATCAACGAACCCCGGCCGATCCAGGCGATGCCGGGCCATTTTCAGTGGCCGGCCGAACAGATCGACCTCCCCGTCCGTGACGCCATGGCAAACGGTGTCCGGAGTTTCCTCCTGTTCGGGATTCCGTCGAAAAAGGACGCCGTCGCCTCATCCGCCGTCGACCCGGACGGAATCGTCCCGCAGGCGCTGCGCTGGTTGAAGAACGCCTGCCCCGATGCCTGGGTGATTACCGACGTATGCCTGTGCGCCTACACGGACCATGGCCACTGCGGCCTCCTCGACGGGGAAGGTCGGATCCGGAACGACGATTCCCTGCCGGTGCTTGCGGCGATGTCGCTTGCCCACGTCAGGGCCGGGGCCGACATGGTCGCACCGTCCGATATGATGGACGGCCGGATCGGAGCGATTCGGAAAGCCCTCGACGCCGGGGGGTTCGTCGAGACGCCGATCATGGCGTATGCGGCGAAATTCGCGTCGAGTTTTTACGGCCCGTTCCGGGAAGCCGCTCACTCGGCGCCCCAGAAGGGCGATCGCAAGGGTTACCAGATGGACCCGGCCAACGCCCGTGAAGCGTTGCGCGAGATGCGCCTCGATCTCGAGGAAGGCGCCGACGTGCTGATGGTGAAGCCCGGCATGCCGTATCTCGACATTCTCTCCGCCGCCCGCCGGGAATTCGACGTGCCCTTGGCCGTTTACCAGGTGTCGGGCGAGTTCAGCATGATCAAGGCCGCCGCCGCGCGCGGCTGGATCGATGAGAAGACGGCGATCCTCGAGTCGCTGACCGCGCTTCGCCGCGCCGGCGCAGACTGGATTCTCACCTACTTCGCCCCCGAAGCGGCAAAATGGCTCCGGGAGGGCCTGTGA
- a CDS encoding radical SAM protein: protein MSGSRPGFRKLQLLAWETTQACSLACPHCRASACPTRPEGELTTDEGKKLLRDAARVGPGIVILSGGEPLLRDDLEILAAAATSNGQTPVVSTNDGALLTAARIDSLKTAGVRRFSFSIHGPSADFHDPFVGRPGAFDQACGAFGRLREAGIEFQINTTVMHANCERLAEMHAFATARGAAAWHLFFIVPMGRAAGDTDGAMLGDRDVERVLEWVAPTAAASPIPIKVTCAPQYARVRAKLGLRQNGHGRGCMAGDGFAFVSARGDVRPCGYFERTAGNVRERAFDALYLDSPLFNELRDLDRLEGRCGACPYKRLCGGCRARALAVEGRYMAGDPTCTFEPSQI, encoded by the coding sequence GTGAGCGGCAGCCGGCCCGGGTTCCGAAAGCTCCAACTGCTCGCCTGGGAAACGACCCAGGCCTGCTCGCTCGCGTGCCCCCACTGCCGGGCATCGGCGTGTCCGACCCGCCCCGAAGGGGAACTGACGACCGACGAGGGAAAGAAGCTGCTTCGCGACGCCGCGCGAGTCGGGCCGGGAATCGTGATCCTGAGCGGCGGCGAGCCGCTTCTGCGCGATGATTTGGAGATCCTCGCCGCCGCGGCGACGTCGAACGGGCAGACGCCCGTCGTCTCGACGAACGACGGCGCGCTGCTGACGGCCGCGCGGATCGATTCCCTGAAAACGGCCGGCGTGCGGCGGTTCAGCTTCAGTATCCATGGGCCGTCGGCCGATTTCCACGACCCGTTCGTCGGCCGGCCGGGAGCGTTCGACCAGGCGTGCGGCGCGTTCGGCCGCCTGCGCGAAGCCGGTATCGAGTTCCAGATCAACACGACCGTCATGCATGCAAACTGCGAGCGGCTCGCCGAGATGCACGCCTTCGCGACTGCTCGCGGAGCGGCCGCCTGGCACCTGTTCTTCATCGTTCCGATGGGCCGGGCGGCGGGAGACACCGACGGTGCGATGCTCGGCGATCGCGACGTGGAACGCGTGCTGGAGTGGGTCGCGCCGACCGCCGCCGCGTCGCCGATTCCGATCAAGGTCACCTGCGCCCCCCAGTATGCGCGGGTGAGGGCGAAGCTCGGCCTCAGGCAGAACGGCCACGGCCGCGGCTGCATGGCCGGCGACGGCTTCGCGTTCGTGAGCGCGCGAGGCGATGTCAGGCCGTGCGGCTACTTCGAACGCACCGCCGGGAACGTGCGGGAACGGGCGTTCGATGCGTTGTATCTCGACTCTCCGCTGTTCAACGAACTGCGCGATCTCGACCGTCTTGAAGGCCGTTGCGGCGCGTGCCCGTACAAACGCTTGTGCGGCGGCTGCCGGGCGCGCGCGCTCGCCGTCGAGGGACGATATATGGCCGGCGATCCGACCTGTACATTTGAACCTTCCCAAATCTGA
- a CDS encoding PP2C family protein-serine/threonine phosphatase has protein sequence MGDVFLPAAQGEGRISPADLMPGEEAAPVLVRLAMNGRPCRLTAVSDDDEISCWGEVIGDRSTTGLNELSGLTGQIQSLLAQVRKQHDELQQDLKAAAWLQSRFLPKHGQIADVQAAWKFRPCAGIGGDFFNFFPLSDGTLAAYILDASGHGVPAAMMGVAAVQALQQLIGIQEVGGTKRQSMSTLLARLEEEFPIDRFNRFFTMVYLEIDRSRKRVSWVNAGHMPPIFHRKGHPPVSLTGGGALIGLGNAGTILEQHLDMTPGDRIYLYSDGITERRNASGELFDEERLLASLARGVDLPLRDTVEIAVADNDAFGAPNPAGDDLTLLGIELTCLPEKPATGD, from the coding sequence GTGGGAGACGTATTTCTTCCGGCCGCACAGGGGGAGGGTCGGATCTCTCCCGCGGACCTGATGCCCGGCGAGGAAGCCGCCCCGGTTCTCGTCCGCCTCGCGATGAACGGCCGTCCCTGCCGTCTGACGGCCGTTTCGGATGACGACGAGATCTCCTGCTGGGGCGAAGTCATCGGAGACCGCTCCACGACCGGATTGAACGAGTTGAGCGGCCTGACCGGGCAGATCCAGAGCCTCCTGGCCCAGGTCAGAAAGCAGCACGACGAGCTGCAGCAGGACCTCAAGGCGGCCGCCTGGCTTCAGAGCCGGTTCCTTCCGAAGCACGGGCAGATCGCCGATGTGCAGGCCGCATGGAAATTTCGGCCGTGCGCCGGGATCGGTGGGGATTTCTTCAACTTTTTCCCTCTGTCAGACGGAACGCTGGCCGCCTACATCCTTGACGCATCCGGCCATGGCGTGCCTGCGGCAATGATGGGTGTCGCGGCGGTACAGGCGTTGCAGCAACTGATCGGGATCCAGGAGGTCGGAGGAACGAAACGCCAGTCGATGAGCACTCTGCTTGCGAGGCTCGAAGAGGAGTTTCCCATCGATCGGTTCAACAGGTTTTTCACGATGGTCTATCTCGAGATCGACCGATCGCGAAAGCGCGTATCCTGGGTGAACGCCGGGCACATGCCGCCCATTTTCCATCGGAAGGGGCACCCGCCTGTTTCGTTGACCGGCGGTGGCGCTCTCATCGGCCTCGGCAACGCGGGGACAATACTGGAACAGCATCTCGATATGACCCCCGGCGACAGAATCTATCTGTATTCCGACGGTATCACGGAGCGACGAAACGCTTCGGGAGAACTGTTCGACGAAGAACGTCTGCTTGCCTCCCTTGCCCGTGGCGTCGATCTCCCTCTCAGAGACACGGTCGAGATCGCAGTCGCTGACAACGATGCGTTCGGCGCACCCAATCCCGCCGGTGACGACCTGACACTGCTTGGAATCGAGCTTACGTGCCTGCCTGAGAAGCCTGCAACCGGGGACTGA
- a CDS encoding AsnC family transcriptional regulator — MDEKDREIIRLLQNGFPLEPEPFKTLGDKLWIDESGVISRLARMMQDEAIRYVGPFFDSRLLGYVGALAAMDVPAERVDEVAAILAEYHEITHNYLRDGTPNVWFTIIARDEARKQAILDDVKRRGNIASIQLFQARRLFKVRMDQD; from the coding sequence ATGGACGAGAAGGACCGCGAGATAATCAGGTTGCTGCAGAACGGATTCCCGCTTGAGCCGGAGCCATTCAAGACGCTCGGCGACAAGCTCTGGATCGATGAAAGCGGCGTCATATCACGCCTGGCGCGCATGATGCAGGACGAGGCGATCAGATACGTCGGCCCGTTTTTCGACAGCCGGTTACTCGGCTATGTGGGCGCCCTGGCCGCCATGGACGTGCCGGCCGAGCGCGTCGACGAGGTGGCGGCCATTCTCGCCGAGTATCACGAGATTACGCACAACTACCTGCGCGATGGCACGCCGAACGTCTGGTTCACCATCATCGCCAGGGACGAGGCGCGCAAACAGGCGATTCTCGACGACGTCAAACGTCGCGGCAACATCGCTTCGATCCAATTGTTCCAGGCGCGCCGGCTGTTCAAGGTCCGGATGGACCAGGACTAG
- a CDS encoding Lrp/AsnC family transcriptional regulator produces MNLTEQEKALIRELQRGFKLERRPFLRAARAVDMTEEGVIAKVAEWLKNGVIRRVGIAVRPQKVGNAANALVAWKVHAERVEEVGTAMAKHAEVSHCYERDCPPGWPYNLFTMIHARDEEQLEKLLARFEETLGLEKPKVLRTVRELKKSSMRYFEEKAE; encoded by the coding sequence ATGAACTTGACGGAACAGGAAAAAGCTCTGATTCGTGAATTGCAGCGCGGGTTCAAACTCGAACGCCGCCCCTTCCTGCGTGCCGCACGCGCCGTCGATATGACGGAGGAAGGCGTGATCGCGAAGGTCGCCGAATGGCTGAAAAACGGGGTGATTCGGCGGGTCGGAATCGCCGTGCGGCCGCAGAAGGTCGGCAACGCCGCCAACGCTCTCGTCGCCTGGAAGGTGCATGCCGAGCGGGTCGAGGAAGTCGGCACCGCCATGGCGAAGCATGCCGAGGTGTCGCACTGCTACGAGCGCGACTGCCCGCCCGGTTGGCCGTACAACCTGTTCACGATGATCCACGCCCGCGACGAAGAGCAGCTGGAGAAGCTGCTCGCGCGGTTCGAGGAGACGCTGGGACTTGAGAAACCGAAGGTGCTGCGCACGGTACGCGAGTTGAAAAAGTCTTCGATGCGTTATTTCGAGGAAAAGGCCGAATGA